From the Kitasatospora viridis genome, one window contains:
- a CDS encoding TetR/AcrR family transcriptional regulator, translating into MATPSRAKGRPRSAAADQAILDATRAALAELGWGGLTMGDVAVRAGVAKTTLYRRWPSKNELVVDAVASLFDQLAITDRGSLQADIEDVVVQFAALLARPESQAALLALFAEGSRDPQLRRRIREHIVDPQKRLVHEGLANAVARGEITADGDPAQRAVEIDIIFDTIAGAVEHRMLVIGEPCDPEWIRRFTTLLLSPGLSQEC; encoded by the coding sequence GTGGCCACCCCCTCCCGCGCCAAGGGCCGCCCGCGCAGCGCCGCCGCCGACCAGGCGATCCTCGACGCCACCCGCGCCGCGCTGGCCGAACTGGGCTGGGGCGGGCTGACCATGGGGGACGTGGCGGTGCGCGCCGGTGTCGCCAAGACCACCCTCTACCGGCGCTGGCCGTCCAAGAACGAGCTGGTGGTCGACGCGGTGGCGAGCCTCTTCGACCAGCTGGCGATCACCGACCGGGGCAGCCTGCAGGCCGACATCGAGGACGTCGTGGTGCAGTTCGCCGCACTGCTGGCCCGCCCGGAGAGCCAGGCGGCCCTGCTCGCGCTGTTCGCCGAGGGCAGCCGCGACCCGCAGCTGCGCCGCCGGATCCGCGAGCACATCGTCGACCCGCAGAAGCGGCTGGTGCACGAGGGGCTGGCCAACGCGGTCGCCCGCGGCGAGATCACGGCCGACGGTGACCCGGCGCAGCGGGCGGTCGAGATCGACATCATCTTCGACACCATCGCCGGCGCGGTCGAGCACCGGATGCTGGTGATCGGCGAGCCGTGCGACCCGGAGTGGATCCGCCGGTTCACCACCCTGCTGCTCTCGCCGGGGCTGTCCCAGGAGTGCTGA
- a CDS encoding MarR family winged helix-turn-helix transcriptional regulator — protein sequence MDTHATEPAALPAAPAADGTPWLTAREQRLWRAHLEVSKLLEYQLSRELQQHDLAINDYEILVVLSESPDRRMRMTDLAAATLQSKSRLSHQITRMESAGLVLRQECPGDRRGLFAHLTEDGWQLLRKVAPDHVRSVRAHFIDRFDGDQLDAMYEALAPIAEHLRGLRGKP from the coding sequence ATGGACACGCACGCCACCGAGCCGGCAGCACTCCCGGCCGCTCCCGCAGCGGACGGCACTCCCTGGCTCACCGCCCGGGAACAGCGCCTCTGGCGTGCCCACCTGGAGGTCAGCAAGCTGCTGGAGTACCAGCTGAGCCGGGAACTCCAGCAGCACGACCTGGCGATCAACGACTACGAGATCCTGGTCGTGCTCTCCGAATCCCCCGACCGGCGGATGCGGATGACCGACCTGGCCGCCGCCACCCTCCAGTCGAAGAGCCGGCTCAGCCACCAGATCACCAGGATGGAGTCGGCCGGCCTGGTGCTCCGCCAGGAGTGCCCCGGCGACCGGCGCGGGCTCTTCGCCCACCTCACCGAGGACGGCTGGCAACTGCTCCGCAAGGTCGCCCCGGACCACGTGCGCAGCGTCCGCGCGCACTTCATCGACCGCTTCGACGGCGACCAGCTGGACGCCATGTACGAGGCGCTGGCGCCGATCGCCGAGCACCTGCGCGGACTGCGCGGCAAGCCGTAG
- a CDS encoding MarR family winged helix-turn-helix transcriptional regulator, translating to MAKPLALDFDPIARADELWTRRWGQVPAMAAITSVMRAHQILLARVDAVVKPYGLTFARYEALVLLTFSRTGELSLSKIGERLMVHPTSVTNTVDRLEKAGLVSRRPNPLDGRGVLAAITPRGREVVEQATRELMAIEFGLESYDDEQCRQVFDLLRPLRVTAGDFSEAPAGTVP from the coding sequence GTGGCCAAACCCCTAGCCCTCGACTTCGACCCGATCGCCCGCGCCGATGAGCTCTGGACCCGTCGCTGGGGTCAGGTGCCGGCGATGGCGGCGATCACCTCGGTGATGCGCGCCCACCAGATCCTGCTGGCCCGGGTCGACGCGGTGGTCAAGCCGTACGGGCTGACCTTCGCCCGGTACGAGGCGCTGGTGCTGCTCACCTTCAGCCGCACCGGCGAGCTCTCGCTCTCCAAGATCGGCGAGCGGCTGATGGTCCACCCGACCAGCGTGACCAACACGGTGGACCGGCTGGAGAAGGCCGGCCTGGTCTCCCGGCGGCCCAACCCGCTGGACGGCCGGGGCGTGCTGGCCGCGATCACCCCGCGCGGGCGCGAGGTGGTGGAGCAGGCCACCCGGGAGCTGATGGCGATCGAGTTCGGCCTGGAGTCCTACGACGACGAGCAGTGCCGACAGGTGTTCGACCTGCTCAGGCCGCTGCGGGTGACGGCCGGGGACTTCTCCGAGGCCCCCGCCGGGACCGTCCCGTAA
- a CDS encoding alpha/beta fold hydrolase yields MTLPTAPAAHENGTGIPLVLLHAYPLSARMWTTQLERLPGPAGDRARVIAPDQRGFGTAELGTEAPSLDLVADDLARLLDALGIDRAVVGGLSMGGYATMAFARRHPDRLRGLLLADTKATLDDEPARANRERIAAAVQARGSVQLLVDERIEDGLLGPAAAPALVAQVRSMIAKAAPGAVAWAQRAMAARQESLEVLAGLRVPAAVVVGEHDVLAPVAQAQLMADLLPDAELTVIPSVGHLSSLEAPETFDAAVRALLRRVGP; encoded by the coding sequence ATGACGCTCCCCACCGCACCGGCCGCCCACGAGAACGGCACCGGCATCCCGCTGGTCCTGCTCCATGCCTACCCGCTTTCGGCCCGGATGTGGACCACCCAGTTGGAGCGGCTGCCCGGCCCGGCCGGCGACCGGGCCCGGGTGATCGCGCCGGACCAGCGCGGCTTCGGCACCGCCGAACTGGGCACCGAGGCGCCCTCGCTGGACCTGGTCGCGGACGACCTGGCCCGGCTGCTGGACGCGCTGGGGATCGACCGCGCGGTGGTCGGCGGCCTCTCCATGGGCGGCTACGCCACCATGGCCTTCGCCCGCCGCCACCCGGACCGGCTGCGCGGCCTGCTGCTCGCCGACACCAAGGCCACCCTGGACGACGAGCCGGCCCGCGCCAACCGGGAGCGGATCGCCGCCGCCGTGCAGGCCAGGGGCAGCGTGCAACTGCTGGTGGACGAGCGGATCGAGGACGGGCTGCTCGGCCCCGCCGCGGCGCCCGCACTGGTCGCCCAGGTGCGCTCGATGATCGCCAAGGCCGCGCCCGGCGCGGTGGCCTGGGCGCAGCGGGCGATGGCGGCCCGTCAGGAGTCGCTGGAGGTGCTGGCCGGGCTGCGGGTGCCGGCCGCCGTGGTGGTGGGGGAGCACGACGTGCTCGCGCCGGTGGCGCAGGCGCAGCTGATGGCCGATCTGCTGCCGGACGCCGAACTGACGGTGATCCCCTCGGTCGGCCACCTCAGCTCGCTGGAGGCCCCGGAGACCTTCGACGCGGCGGTGCGGGCACTGCTGCGGCGGGTCGGCCCGTAA
- a CDS encoding acyl-CoA mutase large subunit family protein, whose amino-acid sequence MDAEEIERGRQRWQERYDRARKRDADFTTLSGDEVQPVYGPPAGEAREGFERIGWPGEYPFTRGLHPTGYRGRTWTIRQFAGFGNAQQTNERYKMILGAGGGGLSVAFDMPTLMGYDSDDAKSLGEVGHCGVAIDSAADMEVLFDSIPLGDVTTSMTISGPAVPIFCMYLVAAERQGVDPGVLNGTLQTDIFKEYIAQKEWLFAPEPHLRLIGDLMEYCAEGIPAYKPLSVSGYHIREAGATAAQELAYTLADGFAYVELGLSRGLDVDVFAPGLSFFFDAHLDFFEEIAKFRAARRIWARWLRERYGAKTDKAQWLRFHTQTAGVSLTAQQPYNNVVRTAVEALSAVLGGTNSLHTNALDETLALPSEQAAEIALRTQQVLMEETGVANVADPLGGSWYVEALTDRIEAQAEEIFQRILDKGTADHPIGPMTAGILRGIEEGFFTGEIAEAAFQYQQQLEKGEKRVVGVNCYPGSVTKELEILRVSHEVEREQVRVLADRKAARDEAAVRDGLDAMLAAARDGSNMIPAMLQAVRAEATLGEICDVLRKEWGVYREPAGF is encoded by the coding sequence ATGGACGCCGAGGAGATCGAGCGCGGCAGGCAGCGCTGGCAGGAGCGCTACGACCGGGCTCGCAAGCGCGACGCCGACTTCACCACCCTCTCGGGCGACGAGGTGCAGCCGGTCTACGGCCCGCCCGCCGGCGAGGCCCGGGAGGGCTTCGAGCGGATCGGCTGGCCGGGGGAGTACCCGTTCACCCGCGGCCTGCACCCGACCGGCTACCGCGGCCGGACCTGGACCATCCGCCAGTTCGCCGGCTTCGGCAACGCCCAGCAGACCAACGAGCGCTACAAGATGATCCTGGGCGCCGGCGGCGGCGGCCTCTCGGTCGCCTTCGACATGCCGACCCTGATGGGCTACGACTCCGACGACGCCAAGTCGCTCGGCGAGGTCGGCCACTGCGGGGTGGCGATCGACTCGGCCGCCGACATGGAGGTGCTCTTCGACTCCATCCCGCTGGGCGACGTCACCACCTCGATGACGATCAGCGGCCCGGCGGTGCCGATCTTCTGCATGTACCTGGTGGCCGCCGAGCGCCAGGGCGTCGATCCGGGCGTGCTCAACGGCACCCTGCAGACCGACATCTTCAAGGAGTACATCGCGCAGAAGGAGTGGCTCTTCGCGCCCGAGCCGCACCTGCGCCTGATCGGCGACCTGATGGAGTACTGCGCCGAGGGCATCCCCGCCTACAAGCCGCTCTCGGTCTCCGGCTACCACATCCGCGAGGCGGGTGCGACGGCCGCCCAGGAGCTCGCCTACACGCTGGCCGACGGCTTCGCCTACGTCGAGCTGGGCCTGTCCCGCGGCCTGGACGTGGACGTCTTCGCCCCCGGCCTGTCCTTCTTCTTCGACGCCCACCTGGACTTCTTCGAGGAGATCGCCAAGTTCCGCGCGGCCCGCCGGATCTGGGCCCGCTGGCTGCGCGAGCGGTACGGCGCGAAGACCGACAAGGCGCAGTGGCTGCGCTTCCACACCCAGACCGCCGGCGTCTCGCTGACCGCCCAGCAGCCCTACAACAACGTGGTGCGCACCGCCGTGGAGGCGCTCTCCGCGGTGCTCGGCGGCACCAACTCGCTGCACACCAACGCGCTGGACGAGACCCTCGCGCTGCCCAGCGAGCAGGCCGCCGAGATCGCCCTGCGCACCCAGCAGGTGCTGATGGAGGAGACCGGGGTCGCCAACGTGGCCGACCCGCTGGGCGGTTCCTGGTACGTGGAGGCGCTGACCGACCGGATCGAGGCCCAGGCGGAGGAGATCTTCCAGCGCATCCTCGACAAGGGGACGGCGGACCACCCGATCGGTCCGATGACCGCCGGCATCCTGCGCGGGATCGAGGAGGGCTTCTTCACCGGCGAGATCGCCGAGGCCGCCTTCCAGTACCAGCAGCAGCTGGAGAAGGGCGAGAAGCGGGTGGTGGGCGTGAACTGCTACCCGGGCTCGGTCACCAAGGAGCTGGAGATCCTGCGGGTCAGCCACGAGGTCGAGCGCGAGCAGGTGCGGGTGCTCGCCGACCGCAAGGCCGCGCGCGACGAGGCGGCGGTGCGGGACGGGCTGGATGCGATGCTGGCCGCCGCCCGGGACGGCTCCAACATGATCCCGGCGATGCTCCAGGCGGTCCGGGCCGAGGCCACCCTGGGCGAGATCTGCGACGTGCTGCGCAAGGAGTGGGGCGTCTACCGGGAGCCGGCCGGCTTCTGA
- a CDS encoding ABC transporter ATP-binding protein — translation MIELHDLTKRYGDKTAVNGLSFQVRPGVITGFLGPNGAGKSTTMRLILDLDRPTSGRVTIDGKGYGHLSEPLKYIGALLEATAVHPGRTAYHHLLWQAQSNRVPERRVDEVLALVGLTEVAGKRARGFSLGMRQRLGIASALLGDPEILMFDEPVNGLDPEGILWIRNLMKRLAAEGRTVFVSSHLMSEMALTADHLVVIGKGRLLADLPMAQFIERNSRSAVRLRTPHPEQLLDALARQSIAVEPGPDGSYEVVGGDPAALGELAAGHGITLHELSQQRASLEEAFMRMTADAVEYHAGAQTDGPHDAAGAPGAWGASWQGEQKGRN, via the coding sequence ATGATCGAGCTGCACGATCTGACGAAACGTTACGGGGACAAGACGGCGGTCAACGGGCTGAGCTTCCAGGTGCGTCCGGGTGTGATCACCGGCTTCCTCGGGCCGAACGGTGCCGGCAAGTCCACCACCATGCGCCTGATCCTCGACCTCGACCGCCCCACCAGCGGCCGGGTCACCATCGACGGAAAGGGCTACGGCCACCTCAGCGAGCCGCTCAAGTACATCGGCGCGCTGCTGGAGGCCACCGCCGTGCACCCCGGCCGGACCGCCTACCACCACCTGCTCTGGCAGGCCCAGAGCAACCGGGTCCCGGAGCGCCGGGTGGACGAGGTGCTGGCCCTGGTCGGCCTGACCGAGGTGGCCGGCAAGCGGGCCCGCGGCTTCTCGCTCGGCATGCGCCAGCGGCTCGGCATCGCCTCCGCGCTGCTCGGCGACCCGGAGATCCTGATGTTCGACGAGCCGGTCAACGGGCTCGACCCCGAGGGCATCCTGTGGATCCGCAACCTGATGAAGCGTCTGGCCGCCGAGGGCCGCACGGTCTTCGTCTCCTCCCACCTGATGAGCGAGATGGCGCTGACCGCCGACCACCTGGTGGTGATCGGCAAGGGCCGGCTGCTGGCCGACCTGCCGATGGCCCAGTTCATCGAGCGCAACTCGCGCTCCGCCGTGCGCCTGCGCACCCCGCACCCCGAGCAGCTGCTGGACGCGCTGGCCCGGCAGTCGATCGCCGTCGAGCCCGGACCCGACGGCTCCTACGAGGTGGTGGGCGGCGACCCGGCCGCGCTCGGCGAACTGGCCGCCGGCCACGGCATCACCCTGCACGAGCTGAGCCAGCAGCGCGCCTCGCTGGAGGAGGCCTTCATGCGGATGACCGCGGACGCGGTGGAGTACCACGCGGGTGCGCAGACCGACGGCCCCCACGACGCGGCCGGCGCGCCGGGCGCCTGGGGCGCGAGCTGGCAGGGCGAGCAGAAAGGCCGGAACTGA
- a CDS encoding DUF2127 domain-containing protein, which produces MFKRDWNRRTCAKRGHTTYAPTEPEFRARLHAATAMGDAWRCLRCGDFALGAPHGDGPAAQAPLVPRGKALRELFVLRFLAAERLFRALIGLLAAWAVWKFANSQDAMRDLFEHDLTVLKPVADHFHYDLEHASVVDTIRKTFDYKKSTLGFVALGVALYSAIEGVEGVGLWLNKRWAEYLAVVATGVFLAPEGYELSHHATAVKIVTTAINVLAVLWILLSKRLFGLRGGFAAFEAERHSASLLEVETMAAPAHAGVTQ; this is translated from the coding sequence ATGTTCAAGCGCGACTGGAACCGGCGCACCTGCGCCAAGCGCGGCCACACCACCTACGCACCCACCGAGCCCGAGTTCCGGGCCCGGCTGCACGCCGCCACCGCGATGGGCGACGCCTGGCGCTGCCTGCGCTGCGGCGACTTCGCGCTCGGCGCCCCGCACGGCGACGGGCCGGCCGCGCAGGCGCCGCTGGTGCCGCGCGGCAAGGCGCTGCGCGAGCTCTTCGTGCTGCGCTTCCTGGCCGCCGAGCGGCTGTTCCGTGCGCTGATCGGCCTGCTCGCCGCCTGGGCGGTGTGGAAGTTCGCCAACAGCCAGGACGCCATGCGCGACCTCTTCGAGCACGACCTGACGGTGCTCAAGCCGGTGGCGGACCACTTCCACTACGACCTGGAGCACGCCTCCGTGGTCGACACCATCCGCAAGACCTTCGACTACAAGAAGAGCACCCTGGGCTTCGTCGCCCTCGGGGTGGCGCTCTACTCGGCGATCGAGGGCGTCGAGGGCGTGGGCCTGTGGCTGAACAAGCGCTGGGCCGAGTACCTCGCGGTGGTCGCCACGGGTGTCTTCCTGGCCCCCGAGGGGTACGAGCTGAGCCACCACGCCACCGCGGTGAAGATCGTCACCACCGCGATCAACGTGCTGGCGGTGCTCTGGATCCTGCTCTCCAAGCGGCTCTTCGGGCTGCGCGGCGGTTTCGCGGCCTTCGAGGCGGAGCGGCACTCGGCCTCGCTGCTGGAGGTCGAGACGATGGCCGCGCCGGCACACGCAGGGGTCACACAGTAG
- a CDS encoding acetyl-CoA C-acetyltransferase, with product MPTASATTSVIVAGARTPMGRLLGSLKNFSGAQLGGLAIKAALERAGVTGEQVQYVIMGQVLQAGAGQIPARQAAVAAGIPMTVPALTINKVCLSGLDAIALADQLIRAGEFDIVVAGGQESMTNAPHLLPKSREGFKYGAIGMLDSMAHDGLTDPWENIPMGESTEKHNTRLGIPREAQDEIAARSHQRAAAAQKNGVFEAEITPVEIPQRKGDPVLFSLDEGIRADTTAESLAKLRPAFTKDGTITAGTSSQISDGAAAVVVMSKAKAEELGLSWIAEIGAHGNVAGPDNSLQSQPSNAIKHAVAKEGIAVEDLDLIEINEAFAAVAHQSVKDLGVSHDIVNVNGGAIALGHPIGMSGARVVLHLALELGRRGGGIGAAALCGGGGQGDALIIRVPKA from the coding sequence ATGCCTACCGCTTCCGCAACTACGTCCGTGATCGTCGCGGGCGCCCGCACTCCGATGGGCCGGCTGCTCGGCTCGCTCAAGAACTTCTCCGGCGCCCAGCTCGGCGGCCTGGCGATCAAGGCCGCACTGGAGCGGGCCGGCGTGACCGGCGAGCAGGTGCAGTACGTGATCATGGGCCAGGTGCTGCAGGCCGGCGCCGGTCAGATCCCGGCCCGCCAGGCCGCGGTGGCCGCCGGCATCCCGATGACGGTGCCGGCGCTGACCATCAACAAGGTCTGCCTCTCCGGCCTGGACGCCATCGCGCTGGCCGACCAGCTGATCCGGGCCGGCGAGTTCGACATCGTCGTGGCCGGCGGCCAGGAGTCGATGACCAACGCCCCGCACCTGCTGCCGAAGTCCCGCGAGGGCTTCAAGTACGGCGCGATCGGGATGCTCGACTCGATGGCCCACGACGGGCTGACCGACCCGTGGGAGAACATCCCGATGGGCGAGTCCACCGAGAAGCACAACACCCGCCTGGGCATCCCGCGCGAGGCGCAGGACGAGATCGCCGCCCGCTCGCACCAGCGGGCCGCCGCCGCGCAGAAGAACGGCGTCTTCGAGGCCGAGATCACCCCGGTGGAGATCCCGCAGCGCAAGGGCGACCCGGTGCTGTTCAGCCTGGACGAGGGCATCCGCGCCGACACCACCGCCGAGAGCCTGGCCAAGCTGCGCCCCGCCTTCACCAAGGACGGCACGATCACCGCCGGCACCTCCTCGCAGATCTCCGACGGCGCCGCCGCGGTGGTCGTGATGAGCAAGGCCAAGGCCGAGGAGCTGGGCCTGAGCTGGATCGCCGAGATCGGCGCGCACGGCAACGTGGCCGGCCCGGACAACTCGCTGCAGTCCCAGCCGTCCAACGCGATCAAGCACGCGGTGGCCAAGGAGGGCATCGCGGTCGAGGACCTGGACCTGATCGAGATCAACGAGGCCTTCGCCGCGGTCGCCCACCAGTCGGTCAAGGACCTGGGCGTCAGCCACGACATCGTCAACGTCAACGGCGGCGCGATCGCCCTCGGCCACCCGATCGGCATGTCCGGCGCCCGCGTGGTGCTGCACCTGGCGCTGGAGCTCGGCCGCCGCGGCGGCGGGATCGGCGCGGCCGCGCTGTGCGGCGGCGGCGGTCAGGGCGACGCCCTGATCATCCGGGTGCCCAAGGCCTGA
- a CDS encoding DUF3817 domain-containing protein, translating into MKQSVLTRYRVMAYVTGVLLILLTIGVIAKYLLKVNGADGFVTAVGIAHGWLYVVYLVFAFDMGSKAKMPLGRLAWILLAGTVPTAAFFVERKVSRELAPRFAPAEAKQPVGA; encoded by the coding sequence ATGAAGCAGAGTGTGTTGACCCGCTACCGGGTGATGGCCTACGTCACGGGCGTTCTGCTGATCCTGCTGACCATCGGTGTGATCGCCAAGTACCTGCTGAAGGTGAACGGCGCGGACGGCTTCGTCACCGCCGTCGGCATCGCGCACGGCTGGCTCTACGTGGTCTACCTGGTCTTCGCCTTCGACATGGGCAGCAAGGCCAAGATGCCGCTGGGCCGGCTGGCCTGGATCCTGCTGGCGGGCACCGTGCCGACGGCGGCCTTCTTCGTGGAGCGCAAGGTCTCCCGCGAGCTGGCGCCGCGGTTCGCCCCGGCCGAGGCGAAGCAGCCGGTCGGCGCCTGA
- a CDS encoding cellulose-binding protein, which produces MSDSHSPHGFDLVRRGYERAQVDERITKLVADRDSALARISALEKRIEELHLETQTAQAAVVEAEPSYAGLGARVEKILRLAEEEAKDLREEAHRAAEQHRELAEAAAQQVRTEAENYAKDRKAKAEDEGLRIVEKAKSDSAQLRAEANKDAQNKREEADALFEETRTKAAQAALEFETNLAKRREQSERDLAARQAKAEKRLAEIEHRAEQLRLEAEKLRTDAERRARQTVETAQRQAEDIVADANAKADRIRSESERELAALTNRRDSINAQLTNVREMLATLTGAAVAAATLPTDDSLGVPAQQSR; this is translated from the coding sequence ATGAGCGACAGTCACTCCCCTCACGGCTTCGACCTGGTGCGCCGTGGGTACGAGCGCGCGCAGGTCGACGAGCGGATCACCAAGCTGGTGGCCGATCGTGACAGCGCGTTGGCTCGGATCTCCGCCCTGGAGAAGCGGATCGAGGAGCTCCACCTGGAGACCCAGACCGCCCAGGCCGCGGTCGTCGAGGCCGAGCCCTCGTACGCGGGTCTCGGCGCCCGGGTCGAGAAGATCCTGCGTCTGGCCGAGGAGGAGGCCAAGGACCTGCGCGAGGAGGCGCACCGCGCCGCCGAGCAGCACCGTGAGCTGGCCGAGGCGGCCGCCCAGCAGGTCCGCACCGAGGCCGAGAACTACGCCAAGGACCGCAAGGCGAAGGCCGAGGACGAGGGCCTGCGGATCGTCGAGAAGGCCAAGAGCGACAGCGCCCAGCTGCGCGCCGAGGCCAACAAGGACGCGCAGAACAAGCGCGAGGAGGCGGACGCCCTCTTCGAGGAGACCCGCACCAAGGCCGCCCAGGCCGCGCTGGAGTTCGAGACCAACCTGGCCAAGCGCCGCGAGCAGTCCGAGCGCGACCTGGCCGCCCGTCAGGCCAAGGCCGAGAAGCGGCTGGCCGAGATCGAGCACCGGGCCGAGCAGCTGCGCCTGGAGGCCGAGAAGCTGCGCACCGACGCCGAGCGCCGGGCCCGCCAGACGGTGGAGACCGCGCAGCGCCAGGCCGAGGACATCGTGGCCGACGCGAACGCCAAGGCCGACCGGATCCGCAGCGAATCCGAGCGCGAGCTGGCGGCGCTGACCAACCGCCGCGACTCGATCAACGCCCAGCTGACCAACGTCCGCGAGATGCTGGCCACGCTGACCGGTGCCGCCGTCGCCGCGGCCACCCTGCCGACCGACGACTCGCTCGGCGTGCCGGCCCAGCAGTCCCGCTGA
- the mce gene encoding methylmalonyl-CoA epimerase — translation MLTRIDHIGIACFDLDRTVEFYRATYGFEVFHTEVNEEQGVREAMLKINETSDGGASYLQLLEPIREDSTVAKWLAKNGEGVHHIAFGTADVDGDSEAIRDKGVRVLYEQPRIGSMGSRITFLHPKDCGGVLTELVTSAQPTEH, via the coding sequence GTGTTGACCCGGATCGACCACATCGGCATCGCCTGCTTCGACCTCGACCGCACGGTCGAGTTCTACCGCGCCACCTACGGCTTCGAGGTCTTCCACACCGAGGTGAACGAGGAGCAGGGCGTCCGCGAGGCGATGCTCAAGATCAACGAGACCTCGGACGGCGGCGCCTCCTACCTCCAGCTGCTGGAGCCGATCCGCGAGGACTCCACCGTCGCCAAGTGGCTGGCCAAGAACGGCGAGGGCGTGCACCACATCGCCTTCGGCACCGCAGACGTCGACGGCGACTCCGAGGCGATCCGCGACAAGGGCGTCCGGGTGCTCTACGAGCAGCCCCGGATCGGCTCGATGGGCTCCCGGATCACCTTCCTGCACCCCAAGGACTGCGGCGGCGTGCTGACCGAGCTGGTCACCTCGGCGCAGCCGACCGAGCACTGA
- the meaB gene encoding methylmalonyl Co-A mutase-associated GTPase MeaB has product MSDVSTLVEQARAGRPRAVARLISLVENAAPQLREAMAALAPYTGRAYTIGLTGSPGVGKSTSTSALVSAYRRLGKRVGVLAVDPSSPFSGGALLGDRVRMQDHATDPEVFIRSMATRGHLGGLSWAAPQALRVLDGAGCDVILVETVGVGQSEVEVAAQADTTVVLLAPGMGDGIQAAKAGILEIGDVFVVNKADRDGADATVRELGHMLGLGEARQPGDWRPPVVKTVAARGEGVDEVVEALEKHHAWLEEGGQLAARRRRRAAQEVEAIALARLRARIGDLRGDRHLDALAEQVADGRLDPYGAADELVAGLTGTQA; this is encoded by the coding sequence ATGAGCGATGTGTCCACCCTGGTCGAGCAGGCCCGCGCCGGGCGTCCGCGCGCGGTGGCGCGGCTGATCTCGCTGGTCGAGAACGCGGCCCCGCAGCTGCGCGAGGCGATGGCCGCGCTGGCGCCGTACACCGGCCGGGCCTACACGATCGGCCTGACCGGCTCGCCCGGGGTGGGCAAGTCCACCTCCACCTCCGCCCTGGTGTCGGCCTACCGCAGGCTCGGCAAGCGGGTCGGGGTGCTGGCGGTGGACCCCTCCTCGCCGTTCTCCGGCGGGGCGCTGCTCGGCGACCGGGTGCGGATGCAGGACCACGCCACCGACCCGGAGGTGTTCATCCGCTCGATGGCCACCCGGGGCCACCTGGGCGGGCTCTCCTGGGCCGCCCCGCAGGCGCTGCGGGTGCTGGACGGGGCCGGCTGCGACGTGATCCTGGTGGAGACCGTCGGGGTCGGGCAGTCCGAGGTCGAGGTGGCCGCCCAGGCGGACACCACGGTGGTGCTGCTCGCGCCCGGGATGGGCGACGGGATCCAGGCCGCCAAGGCCGGGATCCTGGAGATCGGCGACGTCTTCGTGGTGAACAAGGCGGACCGGGACGGCGCCGACGCGACCGTCCGCGAGCTCGGCCACATGCTCGGCCTGGGCGAGGCCCGGCAGCCGGGGGACTGGCGGCCGCCGGTCGTGAAGACCGTGGCGGCCCGCGGCGAGGGCGTGGACGAGGTGGTCGAGGCGCTGGAGAAGCACCACGCCTGGCTGGAGGAGGGCGGGCAGCTGGCGGCCCGTCGGCGGCGCCGGGCGGCCCAGGAGGTCGAGGCGATCGCGCTGGCCCGGCTGCGGGCCCGGATCGGCGACCTGCGCGGCGACCGGCACCTGGACGCGCTGGCCGAGCAGGTGGCGGACGGTCGGCTGGACCCGTACGGCGCGGCCGACGAGCTGGTGGCGGGGCTGACCGGCACTCAGGCCTGA
- a CDS encoding DUF3817 domain-containing protein: MQNSPAQNSAAHRLRLVSGPEGLSFILLLVGVVLKSTTSFNPVPVLGWVHGMLFIAYVAFLYLAWQKQRWDLKKVALLFVLSVLPTGGFFAERMLAKEEKGQLAVGTA; the protein is encoded by the coding sequence ATGCAGAACTCTCCCGCGCAGAACAGCGCCGCCCACCGCCTGCGCCTGGTCTCCGGCCCCGAAGGCCTGTCCTTCATACTCCTGCTGGTCGGGGTGGTGCTGAAGTCGACCACCAGCTTCAACCCGGTCCCGGTGCTCGGCTGGGTCCACGGGATGCTGTTCATCGCCTACGTGGCCTTCCTCTACCTGGCCTGGCAGAAGCAGCGCTGGGACCTCAAGAAGGTCGCGCTGCTGTTCGTCCTCTCGGTGCTGCCGACCGGCGGCTTCTTCGCCGAGCGGATGCTCGCCAAGGAGGAGAAGGGGCAGCTCGCCGTCGGGACCGCCTGA